The following proteins are co-located in the Gloeocapsa sp. PCC 7428 genome:
- a CDS encoding glycosyltransferase translates to MQTQFSQTNIIPNTISPTADSRSVSIIIPCFNESEGIESLSTKLLPVWQQLNLIRKTELIFVDDGSTDDTFAQIQHFFGEQAQIVRHPKNKGLSAAIRTGFIHSRGDIICTIDSDCTYDPQYLLPLLNLMNRADVVTASPYHPKGSVKNVPPWRLFLSKGLSQIYRIVLPQKLYTYTSMFRAYRREVLEIIPITYPGFLGLVEILVEAMLHGYKVAEYPAELQSRVYGQSKLRVARVILSHLRYLAQLIKRRAVKPKKALVYK, encoded by the coding sequence ATGCAAACACAATTTTCCCAAACCAACATTATTCCCAATACAATTTCCCCAACCGCAGACTCGCGTTCTGTTAGCATTATTATTCCCTGCTTTAATGAATCGGAAGGAATCGAGTCACTAAGTACAAAACTCTTACCAGTTTGGCAGCAGTTGAATTTAATTAGAAAAACTGAACTCATTTTCGTTGACGATGGTAGTACTGATGATACCTTTGCGCAAATTCAACATTTTTTTGGCGAACAAGCACAGATCGTCCGCCATCCGAAAAACAAAGGACTCAGCGCTGCAATTCGCACTGGCTTTATCCATTCACGCGGCGACATTATTTGTACAATCGACAGCGATTGCACCTACGATCCACAATATCTACTTCCACTCTTAAACTTAATGAATCGTGCAGACGTCGTTACTGCTTCGCCATACCACCCAAAAGGTAGTGTCAAAAATGTTCCACCTTGGCGGCTATTTTTGAGTAAAGGTCTATCGCAAATTTATCGAATAGTTCTACCGCAAAAACTCTACACCTATACAAGTATGTTTCGCGCTTATCGTCGCGAAGTTTTAGAAATAATACCTATCACATATCCTGGGTTCCTTGGTCTAGTCGAAATTTTAGTCGAAGCTATGCTGCATGGTTACAAAGTTGCAGAGTATCCTGCTGAACTTCAAAGTCGAGTTTATGGACAGTCAAAACTACGTGTTGCTAGAGTCATTTTGAGTCACCTACGGTATTTGGCTCAGTTGATCAAACGCAGAGCGGTCAAACCCAAAAAAGCTTTAGTTTATAAGTAG
- the wecB gene encoding non-hydrolyzing UDP-N-acetylglucosamine 2-epimerase, whose translation MKLITILGARPQFIKASVVSSAFKNAGIEEILIHTGQHFDRTMSEVFFQDLDLPQPEYHLNIHSLNHGAMTGRMMEKIEEILLQIKPDWVCVYGDTNSTIAGALVAAKLQIPIVHIEAGLRSFNREMPEEVNRVVTDHLSQLLFAPTPLAVQCLEKEGIFQGVHLVGDVMMDAILTYLVKAQQTSQILEKLDLVDQKFYLATIHRPSNTDNRDRLRNILENLTQLKYPVVFPMHPRTLAKVQQQAMIHYLEAIQVIPPVSYLDMLILEKNCQAVLTDSGGMQKEAYILERPCFTLRDETEWQETVEVGWNHLVKPENLHQSLTNFTTPTHAPRLYGEGNAATRIADILLAA comes from the coding sequence ATGAAATTAATCACAATTCTAGGTGCTAGACCACAATTTATCAAAGCATCGGTCGTTAGTTCTGCCTTCAAAAATGCTGGAATAGAAGAAATTCTTATCCACACCGGACAGCACTTTGACCGCACAATGTCTGAGGTTTTCTTTCAAGATTTAGATTTACCCCAACCTGAATATCATTTAAATATCCACAGTCTAAATCATGGGGCGATGACAGGTCGCATGATGGAGAAGATCGAAGAAATCTTATTACAAATCAAGCCAGATTGGGTGTGCGTTTATGGTGATACCAACTCTACGATCGCCGGCGCTTTAGTTGCGGCGAAGCTACAAATTCCTATTGTCCATATTGAAGCAGGATTACGTAGCTTTAATCGAGAAATGCCCGAAGAAGTCAATCGCGTTGTTACCGATCATCTTTCGCAACTGCTATTTGCACCAACACCTCTAGCCGTACAATGTCTTGAAAAAGAAGGAATCTTTCAAGGAGTGCATCTTGTTGGAGATGTGATGATGGATGCGATCTTAACGTATCTTGTTAAAGCCCAGCAGACATCGCAAATTCTAGAGAAACTTGATTTAGTTGACCAAAAATTTTATTTAGCAACGATTCATCGACCGAGTAACACCGATAACCGCGATCGCCTCCGAAATATCTTAGAAAATTTAACGCAACTCAAATATCCTGTTGTATTTCCCATGCATCCGCGTACGTTAGCCAAAGTACAGCAGCAGGCAATGATACATTATCTGGAAGCGATACAAGTTATTCCACCAGTGAGCTACCTAGATATGTTGATCTTAGAAAAAAACTGTCAAGCTGTGCTTACTGATTCGGGAGGAATGCAAAAAGAAGCATACATTTTAGAACGTCCTTGCTTTACACTAAGAGACGAAACCGAGTGGCAAGAAACTGTAGAAGTCGGTTGGAATCATCTAGTTAAGCCCGAAAACCTACATCAGTCTTTAACCAATTTCACCACACCAACTCATGCACCACGACTCTACGGCGAAGGTAACGCAGCAACACGCATTGCTGACATCTTACTTGCTGCGTAA
- a CDS encoding S-layer homology domain-containing protein, which yields MLILKPAIYILAALAISNLGQIACASSSVELPDSHIRVSNLNSQDNATSFKVNAAHLLQQQAAQDSSTKADSYNIAQATTFPDIQNNWAQSFIEALAARNVISGFPDGTFRPDAPVTRAQFAAMISKAFPLTQQREGITFNDVPSFYWASDAIQAAYQSGFLAGYPNNIFLPEQNIPRAQVLVSLASGLNLTASDIAILDNFQDAAAIPDFARNAIAAATENRIVVNYPNLATLNPNQVATRADVAAFIYQALVRNGTLPPLEPTDVANQYIVGYETVATAPEPATPPAEQEVAQLREQFRIEPPTIVDTIRPTVPGGGSSVGSPTAFGADWGDAFLGASFQARARNTSRSDGGVSFGFGLGDAERAVGLEVAVSVVDLLGDTFEDGGVSLKLHRVLPNNFGVAVGVENATTWGSTDGGSSVYGVVSKIIPLRDDPAEPLSKLTLSLGLGGGRFRSESDVNDGNETVNVFGSVGLQALERVSLIADWTGQDLNLGASIVPFNFPLIITPAIADVTGNAGDGARFILGVGYAISF from the coding sequence ATGCTGATTTTGAAACCTGCAATTTATATTTTAGCAGCGTTAGCTATTAGTAACTTAGGTCAGATAGCGTGTGCTAGCTCTAGTGTTGAGCTTCCAGATTCTCATATCAGAGTCAGCAATCTTAACTCGCAAGACAATGCGACTTCGTTCAAGGTCAACGCTGCGCATCTATTGCAGCAACAAGCAGCGCAAGACAGTTCGACAAAGGCTGATAGTTACAATATCGCGCAAGCAACAACGTTTCCAGATATTCAAAACAACTGGGCGCAAAGTTTTATTGAAGCTTTAGCCGCACGGAATGTTATTAGTGGTTTTCCCGATGGAACTTTTCGCCCTGATGCACCCGTGACGCGCGCGCAGTTTGCCGCGATGATTAGTAAAGCGTTTCCGCTAACACAGCAACGGGAAGGAATCACCTTTAACGATGTTCCTTCATTTTACTGGGCAAGTGATGCGATTCAAGCCGCGTACCAATCAGGGTTTTTGGCAGGATATCCGAATAACATCTTTCTTCCTGAGCAAAACATTCCGCGCGCACAAGTTTTAGTCTCCCTCGCGAGTGGACTGAACTTGACAGCAAGCGATATCGCGATTCTAGATAACTTCCAGGATGCTGCTGCTATTCCTGATTTTGCGCGCAACGCGATCGCTGCTGCAACCGAAAATCGGATAGTCGTTAACTACCCTAACCTAGCAACGCTCAATCCCAATCAAGTTGCAACACGTGCGGATGTTGCTGCATTTATTTATCAAGCTTTAGTCCGTAACGGTACATTACCACCTTTAGAACCAACGGATGTAGCAAATCAGTATATTGTGGGTTACGAAACCGTTGCTACAGCACCAGAACCTGCAACACCGCCCGCAGAGCAAGAAGTCGCACAGTTACGCGAACAGTTTCGCATTGAACCACCAACAATCGTCGATACGATTAGACCTACAGTACCAGGTGGTGGATCGAGTGTTGGTTCGCCTACTGCGTTTGGTGCTGATTGGGGTGATGCATTTTTAGGTGCAAGCTTTCAAGCACGGGCGCGGAATACGAGTCGTTCTGATGGTGGAGTTTCCTTTGGTTTTGGTTTAGGTGATGCGGAACGTGCTGTTGGTTTAGAAGTTGCAGTTTCAGTTGTCGATTTATTGGGTGATACATTTGAAGATGGTGGCGTTAGCTTGAAACTACACCGCGTATTACCAAACAACTTTGGTGTCGCGGTTGGTGTTGAAAATGCAACGACTTGGGGTTCTACCGATGGTGGTAGTAGTGTTTATGGCGTTGTCAGTAAGATTATTCCCTTGCGCGATGACCCTGCTGAGCCTTTAAGTAAGCTGACTTTATCATTAGGACTGGGTGGCGGTCGTTTCCGTTCGGAAAGTGATGTGAATGATGGTAACGAGACAGTCAATGTCTTTGGTAGCGTTGGTTTACAAGCTTTAGAGCGAGTCTCACTCATCGCCGATTGGACCGGTCAAGACTTAAACTTAGGTGCTTCGATTGTTCCTTTTAACTTTCCATTAATTATTACTCCGGCGATCGCTGATGTTACAGGAAATGCGGGTGACGGTGCAAGATTTATTCTTGGTGTCGGCTATGCAATTTCTTTTTAA
- a CDS encoding type II toxin-antitoxin system HicB family antitoxin — MSVTCLDMCDRVTINVTFTSKACENMKTRSTVIVYKEEDMYIAECPEIGTVDQGETIEQAIAGVTEATQLIKK, encoded by the coding sequence GTGTCTGTAACGTGTTTAGATATGTGCGATCGCGTTACCATCAATGTTACGTTTACCTCAAAAGCTTGTGAAAATATGAAAACTCGTAGTACGGTCATTGTGTACAAAGAAGAGGATATGTACATTGCCGAGTGTCCCGAAATTGGCACAGTCGATCAGGGAGAAACTATAGAGCAGGCGATCGCCGGAGTAACAGAAGCAACACAACTAATAAAAAAATAG
- a CDS encoding flippase yields the protein MFDRLTTVTQKISPGMRKAIHNVGWLTAERILSMALTLAVGIQVVRYLGPENFGKLSYGISLAGLFGAVSKLGLDSIVVRNIVRDESSTAETLGTAFLLKLIASFATIILVGCTTWTLNAEPQVHWIAIIVAFGLILQAFEVIDFWFQSRVHSKAIVGVRSTVLLLSSGIKLLLITLEFPLIAFAWLMLVDVLLNALGMIWVYFRHRQSLLTWRISWSKAKNLLNDSSPLILSAVMVTIYMKIDQVMLGNMATNESVGNYAAAVRFSEVWYFFPIAVYSSVFPAIIRTKQRDEKEYYFRLQQLYDLMAGISLVVAICVTFLSDTLITSLLGKEYTSAGAILALHVWTGPFLILGVARGKWLIVENLTQLNFLTNLIGAISNIFLNLVLIPAYDAIGAALATVLSQIILMLICLIYPGLFLNSWMLIKALFIPLRIGLYIQKK from the coding sequence GTGTTCGATAGACTTACTACTGTAACTCAAAAAATTAGTCCTGGAATGCGTAAAGCAATCCACAATGTAGGTTGGCTAACTGCTGAGCGTATCCTCAGTATGGCACTAACTCTAGCTGTAGGAATACAAGTAGTACGTTACTTAGGACCAGAAAATTTTGGCAAGTTAAGTTATGGTATAAGTCTTGCGGGTTTATTTGGCGCGGTCTCTAAGTTAGGTTTAGATTCAATTGTAGTACGTAATATTGTACGTGACGAAAGTTCAACAGCAGAAACATTGGGAACAGCTTTTTTATTAAAGCTCATTGCTAGCTTCGCAACTATTATATTAGTTGGTTGCACTACATGGACTTTAAATGCTGAGCCTCAAGTACATTGGATAGCAATTATTGTTGCATTTGGGCTAATTCTTCAAGCTTTTGAAGTTATCGATTTCTGGTTTCAGTCTAGAGTTCACTCAAAAGCAATTGTTGGAGTTAGAAGTACTGTACTTCTCCTAAGTTCAGGAATAAAACTTCTATTGATTACGCTCGAATTTCCATTGATAGCATTTGCTTGGTTAATGCTCGTTGATGTTCTACTGAATGCATTAGGAATGATTTGGGTTTACTTTAGACATCGACAGTCACTTTTAACCTGGAGAATTAGCTGGTCTAAAGCTAAAAATTTACTCAACGATTCCTCTCCTTTAATTCTATCCGCAGTAATGGTCACTATCTACATGAAAATTGACCAGGTAATGCTTGGAAATATGGCAACAAACGAATCTGTCGGTAACTACGCAGCAGCAGTAAGATTCTCTGAAGTGTGGTATTTTTTTCCAATAGCTGTCTATTCTTCTGTATTTCCAGCTATCATTCGTACTAAACAAAGAGATGAAAAGGAATATTACTTCAGGTTGCAACAGCTATACGACTTAATGGCTGGCATATCATTAGTAGTTGCAATTTGTGTGACCTTTCTATCAGATACTTTAATTACCAGCTTACTTGGAAAAGAGTATACTTCTGCGGGAGCTATTCTAGCATTACACGTTTGGACAGGACCTTTTTTAATTCTAGGAGTAGCTCGTGGTAAATGGCTAATAGTTGAGAATTTAACTCAACTAAATTTCCTAACTAATTTGATAGGAGCTATTAGCAATATCTTTCTAAACTTAGTTTTAATTCCGGCTTATGATGCAATTGGAGCAGCATTAGCAACAGTTTTATCACAAATCATATTAATGCTTATCTGTCTCATCTATCCTGGCTTATTTCTTAATAGCTGGATGTTAATTAAAGCTTTGTTTATACCTCTCCGGATTGGATTATAT